A portion of the Candida dubliniensis CD36 chromosome R, complete sequence genome contains these proteins:
- a CDS encoding cyclic nucleotide-binding domain protein, putative: MSYKRKSYNPSPLSSPKSNASLRHDIAVTSSEYNNSDDYEVDDNVPTIFLNQLATFPLFKNAPTNFHKQVAANLRLIHYRPQEFIIKKGDLSKSMYWILKGTVSVTSTDGEEVYAELNQGEFFGEIGILYNRPRTATVIAKTRILLGVLTAESLNRVLKNFPLIERRIRDEAQERLAMQDKKNKEPLSIQSFITNLPLFQFLPPDIIHKLALSVEPLVFSPFEYILRKGDTCGDIYFIIEGEVEVLNQEGVIEIPLARLSRGSYFGEMSFLNYLQNKPRVRTATIRSVTYCELMVIKSEYLEKLCDDYPAIIEDMKITAEERKIVKPAQGIFRPNWSINPTRTIPPQKRQRENENIDYVPFTKRMRIASMKRRRSSTLAIVEPLPETILMKIFGYLSLPDLMKLRRVNKRWRKLVTTTAPLDVLDLSQFGTTINNKALMAITDFAGSRPKVIDISGCFHITDEGFSHMVNEIGIGGRLEVLRMASVWEVTGMAIMDLCFPGQKLEEIDLTNCRKVDDNVVQRLLQKCQLKVLNLSYCKGISDSVVPYFNNLESLDLTRCSGITDTGLAQLPFSPSLRKLSLKQCSYLTDNAVYSIANAARNLEILDLNFCCGLTDGSISAIAMGFPYLREIDLSFCGSAVSDSSVASLSVLHYLERVLVRGCVRLTRAGLDTLFGGPCPLNYIDISQCRNAHVYPGNYPAPPFQSNLVRVSNKIIYIVV, encoded by the coding sequence ATGTCATATAAACGGAAAAGCTATAATCCGTCGCCATTATCTTCACCCAAATCCAACGCATCGCTACGACATGACATAGCCGTAACATCATCAGAATACAACAATTCAGACGATTATGAAGTAGATGATAATGTCCCCacaatttttctaaatcagTTGGCAACATTCCCGTTGTTCAAAAATGCTCCAACCAATTTCCACAAGCAAGTGGCAGCCAATTTACGATTGATACATTACCGACCGCAAGAGTTCATTATAAAAAAGGGAGATCTTTCCAAGTCAATGTATTGGATATTGAAAGGAACAGTTAGTGTCACTTCTACAGATGGCGAAGAAGTTTATGCCGAGTTAAATCAAGGTGAATTCTTTGGagaaattggaattttGTACAATCGGCCAAGAACAGCTACAGTAATTGCTAAAACAAGGATTCTACTAGGAGTTTTAACAGCAGAGTCATTAAACAGAGTATTAAAGAACTTCCCCTTGATCGAAAGACGAATTCGAGATGAAGCACAGGAGAGGTTGGCAATGCAAGACAAGAAGAATAAAGAACCATTGTCGATTCAGAGTTTTATTACAAATTTACcattatttcaatttttacCTCCCGATATCATACACAAGCTCGCATTGAGTGTTGAACCACTAGTTTTCAGTCCGTTTGAGTACATACTTCGCAAGGGCGATACTTGCGGTGACatctattttattattgaaggAGAGGTAGAAGTGTTGAACCAAGAAGGGGTGATAGAGATCCCATTGGCGAGATTATCACGTGGAAGCTATTTTGGAGAAATGTCATTTTTAAActatttacaaaataaGCCCAGGGTACGCACAGCAACTATTAGATCAGTCACTTACTGTGAGCTTATGGTTATTAAATCAGAGTATTTGGAAAAACTATGTGACGACTACCCTGCCATTATCGAAGATATGAAGATAACTGctgaagaaagaaaaatagtTAAGCCTGCACAAGGAATATTTAGACCAAATTGGTCAATAAACCCAACGAGAACCATCCCACCACAAAAGAGGCAAcgagaaaatgaaaatatagATTATGTTCCATTTACTAAGAGGATGAGAATTGCCTCAATGAAAAGAAGACGATCTTCTACACTTGCAATTGTTGAACCTTTACCAGAAacaatattgatgaaaatttttgGATATTTGTCATTGCCAGACTTAATGAAGTTGCGAAGAGTCAATAAAAGATGGAGAAAATTGGTTACAACAACTGCTCCATTAGATGTTTTGGATTTGAGCCAGTTTGGAACCACAATCAATAACAAGGCACTAATGGCAATTACTGATTTTGCTGGCTCTCGACCAAAAGTTATTGACATATCAGGCTGTTTCCATATAACTGATGAAGGTTTTTCACACATGGTCAATGAAATAGGGATTGGTGGGAGATTGGAAGTGTTGCGAATGGCATCTGTCTGGGAAGTCACTGGTATGGCAATCATGGATTTATGTTTCCCAGGACAAAAGttggaagaaattgatttgacaAATTGTCGCAAAGTCGATGACAATGTGGTACAGCGATTACTACAGAAATGTCAATTAaaagttttaaatttaagTTACTGTAAGGGCATTTCAGATAGTGTGGTCCCATactttaataatttggaaAGTTTAGATTTGACTAGATGTTCTGGTATAACTGATACCGGGTTGGCCCAATTGCCATTTCTGCCGTCGCTCCGCAAGTTGAGCTTAAAGCAGTGCAGTTATTTGACCGACAATGCAGTATACTCAATTGCCAATGCTGCTCGAAATCTTGAAATTTTGGAtctaaatttttgttgtggTTTGACTGATGGATCTATTCTGGCAATAGCAATGGGATTCCCTTATCTACGGGAGATTGACTTGTCGTTTTGTGGACTGGCTGTGAGCGACTCGTCTGTAGCATCGTTGTCGgttcttcattatttggAAAGAGTATTGGTTCGAGGGTGTGTTAGATTAACTCGTGCTGGCTTGGATACGTTATTTGGAGGACCGTGTCCgttaaattatattgatataAGTCAGTGCCGAAATGCCCATGTATATCCAGGAAATTATCCTGCTCCACCGTTTCAAAGCAATTTGGTAAGAGTGTCgaataaaataatttacaTCGTTGTATAA
- a CDS encoding ring finger protein, putative gives MESDVESHDRGSKLEESTSSKDKSETNIDESSQEQHQHHRHQIANEVTDTDELDDYHYEEEDDDDNLEVVADESLGTTILREIQDGTYVCLVCTGEINKDSQIWTCNECFRVYDLDCIQDWAIRGSSTNKTSKEWRCPSCNHATKVIPRVFTCWCGQQTNPDHNVLMPFSCGNTCNYKYPDCIHNCLSICHPGKHPICGAMGPPMKCHCGKETKQLPCLITPYNKGWHCDQDCNSILCDMGHKCIKGCHSGYCQLCMIIIKISCYCSSESKEIACHEKKLMDCGDRIGGYSCGKMTRYYYQCKQHYELKSCQPPPSSLMICKYSPDVITTCYCGKTKVDLHNRTKCTDPIPECSNICGKLLPCGCRCKFKCHEGDCECISIHEIKCACGHESYLAPCKFIQSGIKPKCNHKCSVLLNCRKHYHRLECCPDEQIGLARERDRKKAIRNNIRSNFRQDVMSIEASHICTKTCNRLKPCGKHTCHALCHNGPCEVCLESTNEDLVCHCGKTVIPAPVRCGTKLVCHEQCTRVPLCGHRPEPHECHDDSINCPKCTALVVRKCDCGATSDIPGILCSQERVSCGKMCMVAKDCGHPCLRTCSSQCTKESIHNSSRNCQSYCKKIRNSCPHLCKLKCHFNKVGKSSNCDVVACTSEITVHCECGRLEKKIKCGASVDQPSNIGTVLECDSSCVAAKRDAALRAAFIGTPEPETAEEDNMPYSDLVLSVFVKQRAWCSKIEAQIRQLIADYNSQIENGINSPRKSHHFPPMSSPQRQFIHELGKAFQAYTESQDDEPKRSVFLVITNSTTIPAMKIEEAVDYKRELESEKNKVQQLTQEQIDESLYNAIIIQDLFFGLVKDDLDRELKPLYQDKMENYEIQWLKDSSFIFYSPEKFKNMDVEEENKLYLLLKSFRRVLREKSLAFDCKLCLIDDSATFVLKMDNSGTNNASQSESSSIQDVSETKKSQNGFDVLQTDD, from the coding sequence ATGGAATCAGATGTTGAACTGCATGATCGGGGACTGAAGTTGGAAGAAAGCACCAGCTCCAAAGATAAGTCTGAAACGAATATAGATGAATCATCCCAAgaacaacaccaacaccaccGCCATCAAATTGCAAATGAAGTTACAGATACCGATGAACTCGACGATTATCATTATGAGGAGGAGGATGACGACGACAACCTTGAAGTGGTGGCTGACGAATCGCTTGGAACTACGATTCTCAGAGAAATTCAAGATGGTACATACGTTTGTCTTGTTTGTACTGGTGAGATAAACAAAGATTCCCAGATTTGGACTTGTAATGAATGTTTCCGGGTTTATGATCTTGACTGTATTCAAGATTGGGCAATTAGAGGTTCTTCGACTAATAAGACCAGTAAGGAATGGAGATGTCCCAGTTGTAATCATGCCACCAAAGTTATTCCCCGAGTTTTTACATGTTGGTGTGGCCAGCAAACCAATCCTGATCACAATGTGTTGATGCCGTTTAGTTGTGGTAATACGTGCAATTACAAATATCCAGATTGTATTCATAATTGCTTATCAATTTGTCATCCCGGAAAGCATCCTATATGTGGGGCAATGGGTCCCCCAATGAAATGCCACTGTGGCAAAGAAACAAAGCAATTGCCATGTTTAATTACACCTTATAATAAGGGTTGGCATTGTGATCAGGATTGTAATTCTATATTATGTGACATGGGACACAAATGTATCAAGGGATGCCATTCAGGTTATTGCCAATTATGTATGATTATAATCAAGATCTCCTGCTATTGCAGCAGCGAACTGAAAGAAATTGCATGTCacgaaaagaaattgatggaCTGTGGAGATAGAATTGGAGGCTATTCATGCGGAAAGATGACTcgttattattaccaatgTAAACAACATTATGAATTAAAATCTTGTCAACCACCTCCATCCTCGTTGATGATATGTAAATATTCACCTGATGTTATCACTACATGCTACTGTGGCAAAACGAAAGTTGATTTACATAATCGTACAAAATGTACTGATCCCATACCGGAGTGTAGTAACATTTGTGGAAAATTATTGCCTTGTGGATGCCGGTGCAAGTTTAAATGTCACGAGGGAGATTGTGAATGTATTTCAATACATGAAATCAAGTGTGCTTGTGGTCATGAGTCTTATTTAGCTCCCTGCAAGTTTATTCAATCTGGAATTAAGCCTAAATGTAATCATAAGTGTTCGGTTTTATTGAATTGCAGGAAACATTATCATCGTTTGGAATGTTGTCCTGATGAACAAATTGGTCTTGCTAGAGAACGTGACCGCAAAAAAGCCATCAGAAATAATATCAGATCTAATTTTAGACAAGATGTAATGTCGATTGAAGCTTCTCATATCTGTACTAAAACATGTAATAGATTGAAACCTTGTGGCAAACACACATGTCACGCTTTATGCCATAATGGACCTTGTGAAGTTTGTTTAGAATCAACCAATGAAGATTTAGTTTGTCACTGTGGGAAAACGGTTATTCCAGCACCAGTTAGATGTGGTACCAAGTTGGTTTGTCATGAGCAGTGTACTCGTGTTCCTCTCTGTGGCCATCGTCCTGAGCCTCATGAATGTCATGATGATTCTATTAATTGTCCTAAATGTACTGCATTGGTGGTTCGAAAATGTGATTGTGGTGCAACTCTGGATATTCCTGGAATTTTGTGTTCTCAAGAAAGAGTTTCATGTGGGAAAATGTGTATGGTTGCCAAAGATTGTGGACATCCTTGTTTGAGGACTTGTTCATCTCAATGTACAAAGGAGAGTATTCACAACAGTTCTCGCAATTGTCAATCCTACTGCAAAAAGATCAGAAATAGTTGTCCTCATTTATGTAAATTGAAATGCCATTTTAATAAAGTTGGCAAAAGTTCTAATTGTGATGTTGTTGCCTGTACTTCTGAAATAACTGTTCATTGTGAATGTGGGCGTTTGGagaagaaaatcaaatgtgGTGCAAGTGTTGACCAGCCTTCGAACATTGGAACTGTTTTGGAATGCGATTCTTCTTGTGTTGCTGCGAAAAGAGATGCTGCATTACGAGCTGCATTTATTGGGACTCCTGAACCTGAAACTGCAGAAGAAGATAATATGCCCTACTCAGATTTGGTGTTGAGTGTTTTTGTCAAGCAACGGGCGTGGTGTTCAAAAATTGAGGCTCAGATTAGACAGTTGATTGCAGATTACAATtcacaaattgaaaatgggATCAATTCACCTAGAAAGTCTCATCATTTCCCACCGATGTCATCACCTCAACGTCAATTTATTCATGAATTGGGTAAAGCATTCCAAGCCTATACTGAATCACAAGATGATGAACCGAAAAGATCAGTTTTTCTAGTTATCACGAATCTGACAACCATCCCTGCCATGAAAATAGAAGAAGCCGTTGATTACAAAAGGGAATTGGAATCTGAGAAAAATAAAGTTCAACAATTGACTCAAGAACAAATTGACGAATCCTTGTACAAcgcaataataattcaagaTTTGTTTTTCGGGTTAGTGAAAGATGATTTAGATCGAGAATTGAAACCTTTATATCAAGACAAAATGGAGAATTATGAAATTCAATGGTTGAAAGATTCCtcatttatattttacTCTCCAGAAAAGTTCAAGAACATGGATGtcgaagaagaaaataaattgtatttgttgttgaaaagtTTCAGAAGAGTTTTGAGAGAAAAATCATTGGCGTTCGATTGTAAATTGTGTCTTATTGATGATAGTGCTACATTCGTATTAAAAATGGATAATAGTGGTACAAATAATGCTTCGCAATCTGAATCGAGTTCAATTCAGGATGTTTCTGAAACCAAAAAGAGTCAAAATGGATTTGATGTTTTACAAACTGATGATTAA
- a CDS encoding constitutive acid phosphatase precursor, putative (Similar to S. cerevisiae PHO3) yields the protein MVSVSKLINNGLLLAGQSVFQDVATPQQASVQQYNIINFLGGSAPYIQRNGYGISPDIPAGCEISQIQLYSRHGERFPTESSGKDYEKIYAKFENYNGTFKGDLAFLNDYTFFVTDKSNYAKETSPKNSEGTYAGTSNALRHGAAFRAKYGSLYKENSTLPVFTSNSNRVHETSKYFARGFLGDDYEEGKTVKFNIISEDADLGANSLTPRSACSKYDKSANKNIIKKYDTSYLDTIVKRLVKPNPGLNLTTSDVDNLFSWCAYEINVRGSSPFCDLFTNEEFIKNSYGNDLSKYYANGAGNNYTRIIGSVILNSSLELLKDTKNSNQVWLSFAHDTDLEIFHSALGLLEPAEDLPTSYIPFPNPYVHSSIVPQGARIYTEKLQCGNDAYVRYIINDAVVPIPKCATGPGFSCKLDDFENFVKERIGDVDFVKQCGVNSTYPSELTFYWDYKNVTYNAPLEL from the coding sequence ATGGTTTCTGTCTCtaaattaatcaacaacGGTTTGTTATTAGCTGGCCAAAGTGTCTTCCAAGACGTCGCTACTCCACAACAAGCTTCTGTGCAACAATATAacataatcaattttcttGGTGGCAGTGCTCCGTATATTCAAAGAAATGGATATGGAATTTCTCCTGACATTCCTGCTGGATGTGAAATTTcacaaattcaattgtaCTCAAGACACGGTGAAAGATTCCCAACTGAAAGTAGTGGGAAAGATTATGAGAAAATTTATgctaaatttgaaaattataatgGTACTTTCAAAGGTGATTTGGCATTCTTAAATGATtatactttttttgttactGATAAAAGTAACTATGCCAAAGAAACCAGTCCCAAAAACTCCGAGGGGACTTATGCTGGTACTTCTAATGCCTTGCGTCATGGTGCAGCATTTAGAGCCAAATATGGATCATTATACAAGGAAAATTCAACTTTACCTGTTTTCACATCCAATTCTAACAGAGTACATGAAacttcaaaatattttgctAGAGGGTTTTTAGGCGATGATTATGAAGAAGGCAAAACTGTCAAGTTTAACATTATATCTGAAGATGCAGATCTTGGTGCCAATAGTTTAACTCCTAGAAGTGCTTGTTCAAAATATGACAAGCTGgcaaataaaaatatcattaaaaAATACGACACCAGTTATTTAGACACCATTGTGAAAAGATTAGTTAAACCGAATCCAGGATTAAATTTGACCACCAGTGATGTTGATAACTTGTTTAGTTGGTGTGCTTATGAAATCAACGTCCGAGGAAGTTCACCATTCTGTGATTTATTCACCAATGAAGAATTCATTAAGAATTCTTATGGTAATGATCTTTCCAAATATTATGCCAATGGTGCTGGTAACAATTACACCAGAATTATTGGGTCAGTGATTTTGAACTCTTCTTTAGAGCTCTTGAAAGACACTAAAAACTCCAACCAAGTATGGTTATCATTTGCCCATGACACCGATTTGGAGATTTTCCATTCTGCTTTAGGATTATTGGAACCAGCTGAAGATTTGCCAACATCTTACATCCCATTCCCTAACCCATACGTCCATTCCTCAATTGTTCCACAAGGTGCTAGAATATATACGGAAAAGCTTCAATGTGGAAATGATGCCTATGTTAGATACATTATCAATGATGCTGTTGTACCAATTCCAAAATGTGCCACAGGTCCAGGTTTCTCCTGTAAActtgatgattttgaaaactttgTCAAGGAAAGAATTGGAGATGTTGACTTTGTTAAACAATGTGGTGTCAATAGCACTTATCCATCTGAACTTACTTTCTACTGGGATTATAAAAACGTCACTTACAATGCTCCTTTAGAATTGTAA
- the OPT4 gene encoding oligopeptide transporter, putative: MNNKNAATQLNLPNVQSIGSHLSIQDHEIDLQAISSNPLSIGEVATTLTESQKWFVLKRVHFDALVSLEELPPQATFMFEKIEQMNTKEAVEILQKAIEEHSTDVNIPELDLDLWRELVDNSHKFTKVQLQEKLGNNSSSSLENERIGDVEQGHEIVDWDLQVRLEAVLVAYWSPYPEVRAVTFPYDDPTIPAETFRVYLIAIIWTAIGAVINQFFVERQPAITLAMAVVQVFLYPSGLLCEWFLPKWKFKIWKYTIDLNPGPYTYKEQMLATIFCGVTGGSTSYVSSNILMQKSEIFYDNKWVDFGYQVLLILSTNFLGVGFAGIMRKFAVYPTKAVWPSILPGLALNKTLLTPAKKEIINGWKISGYNFFFITFVASFLYFWVPNYLFQALSTFNWMTWIKPDNQNLAVITGSVGGLGLNPITTFDWNYFSSMLQPLQVPFFYPVNNIIGMIIAFFCIIGVWYSNYKWTGYLPINDNGLYSNTGEAYSVRSVVDANSLFDQAKYDEVGPPFYTAANLVVYGAFFAIYPFHFVYEIGMNYDQMWDACKSFWRVIKDYKKSTYDGFDDPHSTMMKAYPEVPEWAYLIIVIISLVLAILCVKIYPAQTPVWGIFFALGINFIFLIPLTTIYARTGFAFGLNVLVELIVGYAIPGNGLALAFIKALGYNIDAQAQNFVNDLKQGHYAKLPPRAVYRVQLLSIFISSFIQLGILNFQINGIKDYCEPGNTQKFTCPNGRTFYSASVLWGVIGPKKVFNGLYPVLAWCFLIGFLLAFPCIAIKKWTPRKYVKYFEPSIIIGGFLNYAPYNLSYYIPGLYVSYAFMSYIKRKYEAWWQKYTYVLSTGLNAGIAFSSIIIFFAVMYHEKAINWWGNTVMYSGVDYAMTGWLNATVDAPDGYFGPRIRHFP; encoded by the coding sequence atgaataataaaaatgcaGCGACACAATTGAATTTGCCCAATGTGCAATCAATTGGAAGTCATTTATCAATTCAAGAtcatgaaattgatttacaaGCAATCTCATCTAATCCTCTTTCTATTGGTGAAGTTGCTACCACATTGACCGAATCTCAAAAAtggtttgttttgaaaagaGTACATTTTGATGCTTTAGTGTCGTTGGAAGAATTACCACCTCAAGCTACTTTtatgtttgaaaaaattgaacaGATGAATACCAAAGAGGCCGTGGAAATATTACAGAAGGCAATTGAAGAACATTCAACTGATGTCAATATTCCAGAACTTGATTTGGATCTTTGGAGAGAATTGGTTGACAACTCTCACAAGTTTACAAAAGTCcaattacaagaaaaattgggtaacaattcatcatcatctttggaaaatgaaagaattggGGATGTTGAACAAGGtcatgaaattgttgattggGATTTACAAGTACGTTTAGAAGCAGTATTGGTTGCTTATTGGTCTCCATACCCTGAAGTTAGAGCTGTTACTTTCCCATACGATGATCCAACTATTCCTGCTGAAACATTTAGAGTTTATTTGATTGCAATTATTTGGACAGCAATTGGTGCTGtgattaatcaattttttgttgaaagaCAACCTGCTATTACTCTTGCTATGGCAGTCGTTCaagtttttctttatccATCTGGTTTGCTTTGTGAATGGTTTTTACCCAAATggaaatttaaaatttggaaatatactattgatttaaatccAGGTCCATATACATATAAGGAACAAATGTTGGCCACCATATTTTGCGGTGTTACTGGTGGGAGCACCTCTTATGTATCTAGTAACATTCTTATGCAAAAATCTGAAATTTTTTACGACAACAAATGGGTTGATTTTGGATATCAagtattattgattttgtcTACCAACTTTCTTGGTGTTGGTTTTGCTGGTATAATGAGGAAATTTGCCGTGTACCCTACTAAAGCTGTTTGGCCATCAATTTTACCAGGTTTAGCATTAAATAAAACTTTATTAACCCCTGCTAAAAAGGAAATAATCAATGGATGGAAAATATCTGgttataattttttctttatcacCTTTGTTGCTTCATTTTTGTACTTCTGGGTACCCAACTACTTATTCCAAGCTTTGTCAACTTTCAATTGGATGACATGGATCAAACCAGATAACCAAAATCTTGCTGTAATTACTGGTTCAGTTGGTGGATTAGGTTTGAATCCAATAACTACTTTTGATTGGAATTATTTCAGTTCTATGCTTCAACCACTTCAAGTTCCATTCTTTTATCCAGTTAATAACATTATTGGTATGATTATTGCATTTTTCTGTATCATTGGTGTTTGGTATTCTAATTATAAATGGACGGGATATTTACCAATCAATGATAATGGGCTTTATAGTAACACTGGAGAAGCTTACTCTGTCAGACTGGTTGTTGATGCCAATAGTTTATTCGATCAAGCCAAATATGATGAAGTAGGTCCACCATTCTATACAGCTGCCAATTTAGTGGTTTATGGTGCGTTCTTTGCCATTTATCCATTCCATTTTGTGTATGAGATTGGTATGAATTATGACCAAATGTGGGATGCTTGTAAGTCGTTTTGGAGAGTGATTAAAGACTATAAAAAATCTACCTATGATGGATTTGATGATCCCCACAGTACCATGATGAAAGCATATCCAGAAGTTCCAGAATGGGCTTATTTGATTATCGTTATCATTTCATTGGTGTTAGCAATTTTGTGTGTTAAAATATATCCAGCTCAGACGCCAGTGTGGGGTATTTTCTTTGCATTGGGgatcaattttatattcttAATTCCATTGACTACCATCTATGCCAGAACTGGATTTGCTTTTGGATTGAATGTCTTGgttgaattaattgttggTTATGCTATCCCAGGTAATGGGTTAGCATTAGCATTTATAAAGGCATTGGGTTACAATATTGATGCACAAGCTCAAAATTttgttaatgatttgaaacaagGTCATTACGCTAAACTTCCTCCAAGAGCTGTTTATCGTgttcaattattatctaTTTTCATATCatcattcattcaattgGGTATAttaaatttccaaattaaTGGTATCAAAGATTATTGTGAACCAGGTAATACTCAAAAATTCACTTGTCCAAATGGTAGAACTTTCTATTCAGCATCGGTTTTATGGGGGGTTATTGGGCCTAAGAAAGTTTTCAATGGATTATATCCAGTATTGGCATGGTGTTTCTTGATTGGGTTCTTATTGGCTTTCCCATGTATTGCTATTAAGAAATGGACACCAAGAAAGTACGTTAAATATTTCGAACCCTCTATTATTATCGGCGGATTCTTAAACTATGCTCCATATAACTTGTCATATTACATTCCTGGTCTTTATGTGTCATATGCATTTATGTCatatattaaaagaaaatacgAAGCATGGTGGCAAAAATATACTTATGTTCTTTCAACTGGTTTGAATGCTGGTATTGCCTTTTCatcaatcattattttctttgcTGTGATGTATCATGAGAAAGCTATTAATTGGTGGGGTAACACAGTGATGTATTCAGGTGTTGACTATGCAATGACAGGTTGGTTGAATGCCACTGTTGATGCGCCAGATGGATATTTTGGACCAAGAATTCGTCATTTCCCTTAA
- a CDS encoding rRNA-processing protein, putative (Similar to S. cerevisiae UTP23): MRQKRAKAYKKQMSVYVHAFKFREPYQIIVDNELITTCQSASFDINKGFTRTIQAENKPMITQCCIQALYDTKNQLAIDIAKSFERRKCNHREAIDPSQCIESIVNINGQNKHRYIVASQDLQLRKKLRKIPGVPLIYMNRSVMVMEPISDVSNQYNMNYESKKLTGGLNDIEAGKLDKQNEGEDKDESEVKRKKRKGPKEPNPLSVKKKKTGNTTTTNTQHQKKKSNRRKRHSKSKVEDKEEQQEEKVKEATNNEDTQETTTPAE; the protein is encoded by the coding sequence ATGAGACAAAAGCGTGCCAAGGCCTATAAGAAACAGATGAGTGTGTATGTACACGCATTCAAGTTTAGAGAACCGTATCAAATAATAGTGGACAATGAACTCATCACCACTTGTCAATCCGCATCATTTGACATCAACAAGGGGTTTACTCGAACTATTCAAGCAGAAAACAAACCGATGATAACTCAATGTTGCATCCAGGCATTATATGACACCAAGAATCAACTAGCAATAGATATTGctaaatcatttgaaagaagaaaatgtaATCATCGTGAAGCCATCGACCCTAGTCAATGTATTGAATCAATCGTTAATATTAATGGACAAAACAAACATCGATATATTGTTGCTAGTCAAGATTTGCAATTGCGTAAAAAATTACGAAAAATTCCAGGGGTACCGTTGATTTATATGAATCGATCGGTGATGGTTATGGAACCAATTAGTGATGTTAGtaatcaatataatatGAATTATGAATCGAAGAAATTGACAGGAGGATTGAATGATATTGAAGCTGGGAAATTGGATAAGCAAAATGAAGGTGAAGATAAGGATGAACTGGAAgttaaaagaaagaaaagaaaaggtcCTAAAGAACCAAACCCATTAAGTgttaaaaagaagaaaactGGCAATACAACTACCACTAATACTCAACatcagaaaaagaaatcaaatagaagaaaaagacaCAGCAAGTCAAAGGTAGAAGACAAGgaagaacaacaagagGAGAAAGTGAAAGAAGCAACCAATAATGAAGATACACAAGAGACCACAACGCCTGCTGAATAA